In Gallaecimonas pentaromativorans, the following are encoded in one genomic region:
- a CDS encoding endonuclease/exonuclease/phosphatase family protein: MLKPLSLPQHLCHQDTHLEQSFGVLCWNTQKKTLDRRFQYRLWSLVHQYPSAMLLLQEAKLPLGQRINLAGLSYAMAPNIQTASHQYGVLTASNCHFSELEPLLSHSRELRFATHKSAMLSWHRLPDGRPLLVANVHAVNFVHHRRFWAEMEELRGRLHHHSGPMVVAGDFNVWNHKRNGYLAAFAKELGLTQAVMENPHHIKSMFRLPLDFIFYRGLTLEAAIAIDTDVISDHNPIYARFATH; encoded by the coding sequence ATGCTAAAGCCCTTGTCGTTGCCTCAGCACCTTTGCCACCAAGATACTCATCTGGAGCAGAGCTTTGGGGTGCTTTGCTGGAACACCCAAAAGAAAACTCTGGATAGGCGCTTTCAATATCGGCTGTGGAGCCTGGTGCACCAGTACCCTTCGGCCATGTTGCTGCTCCAGGAGGCCAAGCTGCCCCTTGGCCAGCGCATCAACCTGGCCGGCCTTTCCTACGCCATGGCCCCCAACATCCAGACCGCCTCCCACCAATACGGGGTGCTGACCGCCTCGAACTGCCATTTCAGTGAGCTTGAGCCCTTGCTTAGCCACAGCCGCGAGCTGCGCTTTGCCACCCACAAAAGCGCCATGCTCAGTTGGCACCGGCTCCCTGACGGCCGGCCGCTGCTGGTGGCCAACGTGCATGCGGTGAACTTTGTGCATCACCGGCGTTTTTGGGCGGAGATGGAGGAGCTTCGCGGGCGCTTGCATCACCACAGCGGGCCCATGGTGGTGGCAGGGGATTTTAATGTCTGGAACCACAAACGAAACGGCTACCTGGCCGCCTTTGCCAAGGAGTTAGGGCTAACCCAGGCGGTGATGGAAAACCCCCACCACATCAAAAGCATGTTCCGCCTGCCCCTGGATTTCATCTTCTACCGTGGCCTGACCTTGGAAGCGGCAATTGCCATCGACACCGACGTGATCTCCGACCACAACCCCATCTACGCCCGCTTTGCTACCCATTGA
- a CDS encoding intradiol ring-cleavage dioxygenase: MSHHNKRPLSRRTVLTGLGAATVTLPFWTLSGCSSDSSDTTVTRTDSSNSGSTGSTGSTGTGSDLDLSYSWASGGTSALTANFPDDSLFDSASACALALTGTLTQGPCYFSVGSLDDISEGLDGLPMQLCLQVIDSDCNPVSGLEVEVWHCDVAGIYSGDTSDADDGGQQFNSAFCSDNDREALQSKWFRGYQVTDSSGRVNFKSCFPGWYSSRTIHIHFKITSNGNQELVSQFCFPDALTANICTTQSDYASRGIQDTTLASGRDTVYGSDYDDYLFEWQQNEDGSLLAFKTIQIS, encoded by the coding sequence ATGAGTCATCACAACAAGCGGCCGCTGAGCCGCAGAACCGTACTGACCGGCCTGGGCGCGGCCACCGTTACCTTGCCGTTTTGGACCTTGAGCGGCTGCTCGTCAGATTCAAGCGACACTACTGTTACCAGGACCGACAGCAGCAACAGCGGTTCAACGGGCAGCACCGGCTCAACAGGCACCGGCTCGGATCTCGACCTCAGCTACAGCTGGGCCAGCGGCGGCACCAGCGCCCTGACCGCCAATTTCCCTGACGACAGCCTCTTTGACAGTGCCAGTGCCTGCGCCCTGGCCTTGACCGGCACCCTTACCCAGGGGCCCTGTTACTTCAGCGTTGGTAGTCTCGACGATATTTCAGAGGGCCTGGATGGCTTGCCGATGCAGCTTTGCCTGCAGGTTATTGACAGCGACTGCAACCCGGTCTCCGGGCTGGAAGTGGAGGTGTGGCACTGTGACGTGGCGGGGATTTACTCTGGCGACACCAGCGATGCCGACGACGGCGGGCAACAATTTAACAGTGCCTTTTGTAGCGACAACGACCGCGAAGCGCTGCAATCGAAATGGTTTCGCGGCTACCAGGTGACCGACAGCAGCGGCCGGGTCAATTTTAAAAGCTGCTTTCCCGGCTGGTATTCGAGCCGCACCATCCATATCCATTTCAAAATCACCAGCAACGGCAACCAAGAGCTGGTCTCCCAGTTTTGCTTCCCCGACGCCCTGACCGCCAATATCTGCACCACCCAAAGCGATTACGCCAGCCGAGGCATCCAGGACACCACCCTTGCCAGTGGCCGCGACACCGTTTATGGCAGTGATTACGACGACTACCTCTTCGAGTGGCAACAAAACGAAGACGGCTCGCTGCTTGCCTTTAAAACCATTCAAATCAGCTGA
- a CDS encoding oxygenase MpaB family protein: protein MRQLIEKQVLSLTGLAIGGVDYHHPKHDPGLYGPESMVWQVHGDFTSMLCGGIAALLLQMMEPRTLAGVWDHSNFRQDMLGRLRRTARFIAATSFASEDQALALIEQVKRIHGKVSGICPYGQPYSANSPQLLTWVHVTEVSSFLAAYLRYKGPLSLDQQDRYYQEAARTAELLGARSVPKSSRQVAEYLEAMRPLLKVDERTRTVRDLLRGGLDGAPHLSPVLALFMAGGCDLLPGWAAEALAVDMSESKRRWVRRGIHGSAKVLRWAVRDSARLRALARMALN, encoded by the coding sequence ATGCGCCAGCTGATCGAAAAACAGGTACTGAGCCTGACCGGCCTTGCCATTGGCGGGGTGGATTACCATCACCCCAAGCACGACCCTGGGCTTTACGGGCCTGAGTCTATGGTCTGGCAGGTCCACGGCGATTTTACCTCCATGCTCTGTGGCGGTATCGCGGCGCTGCTGCTGCAGATGATGGAACCGCGTACCCTGGCCGGGGTGTGGGACCACTCCAATTTTCGCCAAGACATGCTGGGGCGCTTGCGCCGCACCGCTCGTTTTATCGCCGCCACTTCCTTTGCCAGTGAAGACCAAGCCCTGGCTCTTATCGAGCAGGTTAAGCGCATTCACGGCAAGGTTAGCGGCATCTGCCCTTATGGCCAGCCTTACAGCGCCAACTCTCCGCAATTGCTGACCTGGGTGCATGTCACTGAGGTGTCGAGCTTTCTGGCCGCCTACCTTCGCTATAAAGGCCCCTTGAGCCTTGATCAGCAAGACCGCTACTACCAAGAGGCCGCCCGTACCGCCGAGCTTTTAGGGGCAAGGTCGGTGCCTAAAAGTAGCCGCCAGGTGGCCGAGTACCTAGAAGCAATGCGGCCGCTTTTAAAAGTGGATGAGCGGACCCGCACCGTTCGCGATCTGTTGCGAGGCGGTCTGGATGGCGCGCCGCATCTCTCCCCGGTGTTGGCGCTGTTTATGGCTGGCGGCTGTGACCTGCTGCCTGGCTGGGCCGCCGAAGCCTTGGCGGTCGATATGAGCGAGTCCAAGCGCCGCTGGGTGCGCCGGGGCATTCATGGCAGTGCTAAGGTGCTGCGCTGGGCGGTGCGCGATAGTGCAAGGTTAAGGGCTCTTGCCCGCATGGCTCTTAACTGA
- a CDS encoding N-acetylmuramoyl-L-alanine amidase, with protein MPAKSYNDRVQFLVLHFTAEDFAGSVGDLAKGDYVSSHYLVPESGDPSYPYGTLKIFQLVDENQRAWHAGASDWQGRSNLNDTAIGIEIVNVPQCDPPPYPQGIILRHCDYPPFDKAQIALVTALAQDILKRHPDIGPTQVVGHADIAPLRKDDPGPRFPWHQLYLSGVGAWYDADTQSRFHQLFDQRLPSTLLMQKAFNAYGYALEPSGQLDTLSQAVVTMFQMHFRPSRYDGVWDSDTAACLFALLEKYFPERAEALMAQYRQEPLQTTPSTSKK; from the coding sequence ATGCCTGCCAAAAGTTATAACGACAGGGTGCAGTTTCTGGTGCTGCATTTTACCGCCGAGGATTTTGCCGGCTCGGTCGGCGACCTGGCCAAGGGCGATTATGTCTCCAGCCACTATCTGGTGCCCGAATCTGGCGACCCCAGCTACCCCTACGGCACGCTCAAAATATTCCAACTGGTGGATGAAAACCAGCGGGCCTGGCATGCCGGCGCCAGCGACTGGCAGGGCCGCAGCAACCTTAACGACACCGCCATCGGCATCGAAATTGTCAACGTGCCCCAGTGCGATCCGCCCCCTTATCCTCAAGGCATCATCCTGCGCCACTGCGACTACCCACCCTTTGATAAAGCGCAAATCGCCTTGGTAACGGCCCTGGCCCAAGACATCCTCAAGCGCCACCCGGACATCGGCCCCACCCAGGTGGTGGGCCACGCCGACATTGCCCCGCTTCGCAAGGACGACCCCGGCCCGCGCTTTCCCTGGCACCAGCTTTACTTAAGCGGCGTTGGCGCCTGGTACGACGCCGATACCCAATCGCGCTTCCACCAGCTGTTCGACCAACGCTTACCGTCCACCTTGTTGATGCAAAAGGCCTTTAACGCCTACGGCTACGCCCTGGAGCCCAGCGGCCAACTAGATACCCTGAGCCAGGCAGTGGTGACCATGTTCCAAATGCACTTTCGCCCCAGCCGTTATGATGGCGTCTGGGACAGCGACACCGCTGCCTGCCTCTTTGCCTTGTTGGAGAAGTATTTTCCCGAGCGGGCCGAGGCGCTGATGGCCCAGTACCGCCAAGAGCCGCTGCAAACTACGCCGTCCACGTCCAAAAAATAA
- a CDS encoding MarR family winged helix-turn-helix transcriptional regulator, whose product MSIHSDALLTINALNSQLTKQLERRLSLHGLSFTELQVMQQLARAPQMSLRRIDLAEQTGLSASGVTRLLLPMEKLHLVEREANPRDARVSLVRLSAAGQQRLAEAEATFHQSADELLGTLPESDIVALTGLCQRLLERK is encoded by the coding sequence ATGTCTATTCATAGCGACGCCCTGTTGACGATCAACGCCCTTAATAGCCAGCTCACCAAGCAACTGGAACGGCGCTTAAGCCTGCACGGGCTCAGCTTTACCGAGCTGCAGGTAATGCAGCAGCTGGCCCGGGCGCCGCAAATGAGCCTGCGCCGTATCGACTTGGCCGAGCAAACCGGCCTCAGCGCCTCGGGGGTCACCCGTCTGCTGCTGCCCATGGAAAAGCTGCACCTGGTGGAGCGAGAGGCCAACCCGCGGGATGCCAGGGTCAGTTTGGTCAGGCTGTCGGCCGCCGGGCAGCAGCGCCTGGCAGAAGCCGAAGCCACCTTCCATCAAAGCGCCGACGAGCTGCTGGGCACCTTGCCAGAGAGCGACATCGTAGCGCTGACCGGCCTTTGCCAACGCCTGTTGGAGCGAAAATAA
- a CDS encoding MATE family efflux transporter has translation MRDLTQGSVTKQILAMALPITVGMVVQTLYLMVDLYFVASLGSTALAGVNAASNVMMLVMALTQMLSVGTVALIARAVGARQTGNANLVFNQALLIALLLTALTLGFGYWVADTYMASLAADAPTRQAGIVYLHWYLPGLALMFVSSVMGAALRGTGIVKPTMVVQMLTVLANIILTPIMTAGWLTGYPLGVMGAAFSSTLAVLVGVVLLAWYFLRLEHLVKLDIALLKPNFAVWKQLFNIGLPSGGEFLMLFASTALSYWVIKDFGSQAQAAYGVGSRLMQFFFMPAMAVSFALPAIVGQNLGAGQGGRIREALNKALLIEVVLMTFAMLLCQWQPQALAEVFTQDPAVLAFAEQFLAIISFIFVASGINFTCSSFFQGMGNTWPALFTAASRLALFAAGAFYLAHQGDFALTELWHWSVWVGFMQAVLSYVLARREMARKLPTLVPLDAQG, from the coding sequence ATGCGCGATCTGACCCAAGGCTCGGTAACAAAGCAAATCCTGGCCATGGCCCTGCCCATTACCGTCGGCATGGTGGTGCAGACCCTGTACTTGATGGTGGACCTGTACTTCGTTGCCAGCCTCGGCAGCACCGCCCTTGCCGGGGTGAATGCCGCTTCCAACGTGATGATGCTGGTGATGGCGCTCACGCAAATGCTGAGTGTGGGCACCGTGGCCCTTATCGCCCGGGCCGTGGGCGCCAGGCAGACCGGCAATGCCAACCTGGTGTTCAACCAGGCGCTGTTGATAGCCCTGCTGCTCACCGCCCTCACCTTGGGCTTTGGCTATTGGGTAGCAGATACCTACATGGCGTCCCTTGCCGCCGACGCGCCGACCCGGCAAGCCGGCATCGTTTACCTGCACTGGTACCTGCCGGGGCTGGCGCTGATGTTTGTCAGCAGCGTGATGGGGGCCGCCCTTCGCGGCACCGGCATCGTCAAACCCACCATGGTGGTGCAGATGCTGACGGTGCTGGCCAATATCATCCTCACCCCCATCATGACCGCCGGCTGGCTGACCGGGTACCCGCTGGGGGTGATGGGGGCGGCCTTTTCCAGCACCCTGGCGGTGCTGGTGGGGGTGGTGCTATTGGCCTGGTATTTCCTGCGCTTAGAGCACCTGGTGAAACTCGATATTGCCCTGCTCAAACCCAACTTCGCGGTGTGGAAACAGCTTTTTAATATCGGCCTGCCCTCGGGGGGCGAGTTTTTAATGCTGTTTGCCTCCACGGCGCTCAGTTACTGGGTTATCAAGGACTTTGGCAGCCAGGCTCAGGCCGCCTATGGGGTGGGCAGCCGGTTGATGCAGTTCTTCTTTATGCCGGCCATGGCGGTGTCCTTCGCGCTGCCGGCTATCGTCGGCCAGAACCTCGGCGCCGGCCAGGGAGGGCGTATCCGCGAGGCCCTCAACAAGGCACTGCTGATTGAAGTGGTGCTGATGACCTTCGCCATGTTGCTGTGCCAATGGCAGCCCCAGGCCCTGGCCGAGGTCTTTACCCAAGACCCTGCGGTACTGGCCTTTGCCGAACAGTTTTTGGCCATCATCTCCTTTATCTTTGTGGCAAGCGGCATCAACTTTACCTGCTCCAGTTTCTTCCAGGGCATGGGTAACACCTGGCCGGCACTGTTTACCGCCGCCAGCCGCCTGGCACTCTTTGCCGCCGGCGCCTTTTACCTGGCGCACCAGGGGGATTTTGCCCTAACGGAACTCTGGCATTGGTCGGTGTGGGTGGGCTTTATGCAAGCGGTGCTCAGTTATGTTTTGGCAAGACGCGAGATGGCCAGAAAACTGCCCACCCTGGTGCCGCTGGATGCACAAGGCTGA
- the erpA gene encoding iron-sulfur cluster insertion protein ErpA has translation MSEAPMPIQFTDAAALKVKGLIEEEQNPELKLRVYVTGGGCSGFQYGFTFDEKVNDGDTLIEKEGVTLVVDPMSLQYLVGGTVDYTEGLQGSRFLVNNPNATTTCGCGSSFSV, from the coding sequence ATGAGCGAAGCACCCATGCCCATCCAGTTTACCGATGCGGCGGCCCTCAAGGTCAAAGGCCTGATTGAGGAAGAGCAAAACCCTGAGCTGAAACTGCGGGTTTATGTGACCGGTGGCGGCTGCTCTGGGTTCCAGTACGGCTTTACCTTCGACGAGAAGGTAAACGACGGCGACACCCTGATTGAAAAAGAAGGCGTGACCCTGGTGGTTGACCCCATGAGCCTGCAATACCTGGTGGGCGGCACTGTCGACTACACCGAAGGCCTGCAAGGCTCCCGCTTCCTGGTCAATAACCCCAACGCCACCACCACCTGCGGTTGCGGCTCGAGCTTCTCGGTCTAA
- the clcA gene encoding H(+)/Cl(-) exchange transporter ClcA: MQPKAQSSSLVRLFLAADKVPLWLLLLSALVGGIAGLLATGFQAGLHQVLAWRVEGISLWAQWGLPRWFLAMLSTALMTVLALWLTFKFSPEAAGSGIPEIEGALDNLRPVRWWRVLPVKLFGGFLAQGGGLVLGREGPTVQLGGAAGKMVGDLFKVSKDNAHALLAAGAAAGLSAAFNAPLAGVLFVIEEMRPQFRYGLISIKCVLIGTVVANVVCRAFLGQQASIEMPSYSAPDLNTLALYLLLGGLFGAFGILFNKGVVWTQDWYARYHQGQLGRRLVIGAILGAVLGLLTVYGPDLTGGGIEIIPAVTVGSFTVGTLLLLFIGRVVTTLLCFGSGAPGGIFAPMLALGTLFGMCFGSLSQSLLPGLDIQPGTFAIAGMGALFAATVRAPLTGIILVIEMTNNYLLILPLLITCLGATMVAQALGGKPLYGQLLARTLAAEARAKAQAQQMDTQKEAASA; the protein is encoded by the coding sequence ATGCAACCGAAAGCACAGTCAAGCAGCCTGGTCCGGCTTTTTTTAGCAGCCGACAAGGTGCCGCTATGGCTTTTGCTGCTCTCGGCCCTGGTGGGCGGCATCGCCGGTTTGCTGGCAACCGGCTTTCAGGCCGGCTTGCACCAGGTGCTGGCCTGGCGTGTTGAAGGCATTAGTCTCTGGGCTCAATGGGGCCTGCCGCGCTGGTTTTTAGCCATGCTCAGCACCGCGCTGATGACGGTATTGGCGCTGTGGCTCACCTTTAAATTCTCCCCTGAAGCGGCCGGCTCCGGCATCCCCGAAATCGAAGGGGCTCTGGATAACTTGCGGCCGGTACGCTGGTGGCGAGTGCTGCCGGTCAAGCTCTTTGGCGGCTTTTTGGCTCAGGGCGGCGGCCTGGTGCTGGGCCGTGAAGGGCCGACGGTGCAGTTGGGCGGCGCCGCGGGCAAGATGGTGGGCGATTTGTTTAAGGTCAGTAAAGACAACGCCCATGCGCTGCTGGCAGCGGGGGCGGCAGCCGGTTTGTCGGCAGCCTTTAACGCGCCTTTGGCCGGCGTGCTGTTTGTGATTGAAGAGATGCGCCCGCAGTTTCGCTACGGCCTTATCTCCATCAAATGCGTACTGATTGGCACCGTGGTAGCCAACGTGGTGTGCCGCGCCTTTCTTGGCCAGCAGGCCTCTATCGAGATGCCAAGCTACAGCGCGCCGGATCTCAACACTCTTGCCCTGTACCTGCTGCTGGGCGGCCTCTTTGGCGCCTTTGGCATCCTCTTTAATAAAGGGGTGGTGTGGACCCAGGACTGGTACGCCCGCTACCACCAAGGCCAGCTTGGCCGCCGCCTGGTGATTGGCGCCATTTTGGGGGCAGTGCTTGGGCTGCTGACCGTGTATGGGCCGGATCTCACCGGTGGCGGCATTGAGATCATCCCGGCGGTGACCGTGGGCAGCTTTACCGTGGGTACTTTGCTGCTGCTCTTTATCGGCCGGGTGGTCACCACCTTGCTGTGCTTTGGCTCCGGGGCGCCGGGGGGCATTTTTGCGCCGATGCTGGCCCTTGGCACCCTCTTTGGCATGTGTTTTGGCTCCTTGAGCCAGAGCCTGCTGCCGGGGCTGGACATCCAGCCCGGCACCTTTGCCATCGCCGGTATGGGGGCGCTTTTTGCCGCCACGGTGCGGGCGCCGCTGACCGGCATTATTTTGGTCATCGAAATGACCAACAACTATCTGCTGATTTTGCCGCTGCTCATCACCTGCCTTGGCGCCACCATGGTGGCCCAGGCGCTGGGCGGCAAGCCCCTTTACGGCCAGCTTTTAGCCCGCACCCTGGCGGCAGAGGCCCGGGCCAAAGCCCAGGCCCAACAGATGGACACACAAAAGGAAGCGGCCTCGGCCTGA